A region of the Dickeya chrysanthemi NCPPB 402 genome:
CGCCTTTCACCACGGTTTGGCCGGAGGCGGACAGTTCGGCGGTGGCGTTGCCTTTGGCGGTCAGGCCGGTTTTAGCCGACAGGCTGACGTTCATCCCGGCGGCGGTGACGTCGGCTTTGGCGCTGATATCGACGGTGCGCCCGGCGCTGAGTTCGATTTTCCCTTTGGCGCTGAGGGTGATGTTTTTCGGGCTATCCAGCGTGATGCCGGATGAATCCAGCGTGACGCGGTTGCCGTTCTGGTCTTGTAACGTCACCGTTTTGTCTTTGTCACTCAGCATCACCTGATTGCCGCCGGGGGTCGTCAGGGTGATGGCCTTGTCCTCTTCGTTGAACTGCAACGTTAACCGGCTGCGGGTCAGCAGCGTTTTGAGGGTGTTTTTGGCTTCCGGCGTGACCGGCGGTGGGTTCTTGCTGCTGTACAGACTGCCGAGGATCACCGGGTCCGACGGGTTATTGTTGAAGTAACCCAGAATCACCTCGTCGCCCACCTCCGGCATGAACTGCGCCCCGATGCCGGCCGATGCGTAGTAACTGGCCAGCCGGGCCCACACCCCGTCGTTTTCCGCCTGCATCACCGGCACCGACACCTGAACGCGGTGCTGCTGTTGCGGGTCGCCGTCCAGTTTTTTTGACGATGCCTATCTGTAACCCGTCCACGCCGGGCAGCAGGCCGGCAGCGGGCGGCGGCGTCAGGTCCCGGTGTTCGGCCGACCAGACCGGCGGCATACCGAAATCGATGTAGGTCAGCCATTGTCCGTCCTGAATATGATGGCGAACACCGCCGACATAGAGGTGGCCGTTGAAACGCGCGCCGACCCCGGCCAGTTCGATCAGCGTGTTGATGCGGGCGCGGGCGCAGCCCTGACAAGTCAGGGTGCCGCGCAGGCGCGACAGGGCGGATTTCACTTGCTGACCGCTCGCCCACTCCCGCAGTGCGGTAGCCGGTAACGGCGTAGCGCTTTGCAGCCGGAACTCCGTCAGCCCCAGCACGCCGGCCAGTTGGTCGGCGCTCAGGTTGCCCTGCCGGCTGACGGACTGCGCGGCGGCTTTTTCCTGCAACGGCTGCTGGTTTTTGATGTCCCAGCCGACGCCGGTGACCGCGCTAAACTGATGACGGGCGTCGATGTCGGCCGTCAGCGACATCAGGTCGTCGCCGTAGGTGAGGGTTAACACCGGCGAGGCGCTCAGGGGCGGGGCGGTGACGGCGACGGTGCCGTCGTCGTTGCACACCACCAGCCCGTTGGCTTCCGCTCGGGTCAGCAGAAAATCCCAGTCGGTACAGTTGAACTGCACCAGTTCGTCGTGCTGTGTTTGCGTGGTGTCGACACGGGCGCGGAGCCCGGCGCAGGCGCGAATCAGGCGGCTGAAAATATCGCTGTCTTTCTGCCGAAGGTAGTTGTTGTTACGCCGCGCCACCGTCATGCCGATGGCGTTGTCCCGGCATTCGATCCGCAGTCGCGAATGACCGTCGCCGCCGAGGCTGATGCCGTGACGAATGATGATGCCCTCGAACAACACCTGTTCCTGACTGGCGTAACCGGCGGCGATGGTCAGCATGTTGCCCGGTTTGAACAGCTCGCCGCTGCTGAGCGAAAAGCGGTTTTGCGGCATATCGCCGTCCTGAATCGTCAGCTCCGCGCGGGCGATATGATTCACCTGCTTACAGATGTGAATCGACAACACCTGAATCGCGTTGCCTACCTCGGTGCCGTTGCTCTTGATGGTGTAGGTCACTACGCCGTCGCTGCGTGTTGCCGGGGAATCCGCCATGTCGTCGCTCCATCAGGCCAGTGGGGGAAAATAGAGCCGGGTGCCCGGCACAAGATGCTGCACGCTGTTCAGGTCGTTATAACGGGCGACCGCCATGTAATAGGCGCTGCCCTGATAGACCGCGTAACACAGTTGCGGCAGGGTATCGCCCTGTTTGACCACCACGCTGTGGGTAAGATCGGGCGAGGAGCGATTGGCGCGCAGCGCCTGCTCGCTGCTGTCCAGATAGTTGTCGAAACGCAACCCGACGGTGGCGCGTAGCGGCGCTCCGGCGGCATCGAACAGCGAATAACGGATGTCAAGGCGGGTCAGTCGCCCTTTGAATGACAGCGTGCCCCAGGTTAATACCACCACGCTGGGTTCGTGTTTGTCGCCGACATAGCGGTACACCACGTTTTTAAGCCGGGTGATGTAGCCGGCGACGTCCGTTTTCTGCGGCTGTTCCACCACGCCGGTGCCGTCAATCATCAGCTCGAAACTGAGGCTCTCGCTCTGGTAGCTGGCAAAATCGAGGCGCGGTGCCAGACTGCCGAGCGTGCGGTTACCCGCCGCCAGCCGGTTGGTGTAATTGATGCCATGCTCATGACGGAGGCTGGCGGGATTGAGCATCACGTCAAATTGCTGTTTTTTATCGAGAGTGCGGATGGTCAGCTTCTGCATGATAGACGGCTCCGGTTAGCGTTCCCGCGGCTCGGTGTGCAGATGATGCAACGCAAGGGTGCCCGACGCGGCGGCGTGCGGGCCGGTTTGGCTGCCGTCGTCGCGGTTTTCCGCGCCCGGTTGCGGTTGCGCCGTTTCCTCGGCGTCATGCGGCGGGATGACACGGGAGTAAATCGTCAGTTGTCGTACTTCTATCGTCATGATGGGGCTGCCTTATATGGTTTGCGGTTACTGTTTGCGTTTGGAACGGCTGAAACACAGGACAATCTCTTCAATCGCTACTGCATTACGGGTGGCGTGAAAGCTCTCGATCTTCCAACTGATGGGGTAGGCGTTATAAAACAGCCATACCCGCAACGGGTCGCCCCGTTCGTCCAACAGGCTGACGCTCACCTCTTTGGTGACCAACGGGCTATTCAACAACCCTTCAAAACAGCTT
Encoded here:
- a CDS encoding phage baseplate assembly protein V, with product MQAENDGVWARLASYYASAGIGAQFMPEVGDEVILGYFNNNPSDPVILGSLYSSKNPPPVTPEAKNTLKTLLTRSRLTLQFNEEDKAITLTTPGGNQVMLSDKDKTVTLQDQNGNRVTLDSSGITLDSPKNITLSAKGKIELSAGRTVDISAKADVTAAGMNVSLSAKTGLTAKGNATAELSASGQTVVKGGIVMIN